A single genomic interval of Candidatus Cloacimonadota bacterium harbors:
- a CDS encoding T9SS type A sorting domain-containing protein translates to MKKIIIFALIVLLVSQLNAGKISGRLMTEIKMKDRFNRGEFDAVPKLIKDAPSFESQLIFLHFENKPNSRIHSQLENMDVTLFPKSWIPPCNNHPTGFMTARIPAIREKLLQLEKIPEIKMINSAERTLSLHNDRAAEHTGALALSENPYNLTGEGVKIAVIDSGFQLDHPDLPDPFIAVDYSNYTAEPDSDFTVSNESTHTGHGTHVAGTILGQGTQSNGVWKGMAPGADFIALKVGHDNTGAIYLSAFLHCLYAARFYYNADFINASLGGYDDYHDGSSEDAQMVDIISEDGCAAFISTGNDADRNWHFSGNLAGNDLSDFIAVNYSDTSETRDIIYNFNMIWYDGPDTEIQEEMTMLFYNEDFEPLFFQDVEDMTQSPRGTQSRFGTATVFGQNPFYVQVMNQSSENLDFHLFITSGNGEFSDPDPNYTIASPADADLAISVGSYNSRITWTSWEGLIVTFTGSDLEELSPFSNQGPRVDGMFAPTIVAPGVALISPRDDDAWNGPPFGIWTPFVISNSYAEGDETGGLPADYIILTGTSMSSPAACGSAALLKEYDPTLTRDELVVLITENARTDEFTGECPNPAWGYGKLDVENAIQQLVAVDDNSISNSNNFELFQNYPNPFTSQTTISFQLNTENTENTELNIYNIKGQKVKQFSIDDGRFSIEWNGKDDNNKSVSSGIYFYKISIDGFTSVKKLILMK, encoded by the coding sequence ATGAAAAAGATAATAATATTTGCATTGATCGTTCTTCTTGTTTCTCAATTAAATGCCGGTAAGATTTCCGGTAGATTGATGACAGAGATCAAAATGAAGGATAGATTCAATCGTGGTGAATTCGATGCAGTTCCAAAATTAATAAAAGATGCTCCCAGTTTTGAATCCCAATTAATTTTCCTACATTTTGAGAACAAACCGAATAGCAGAATACATTCTCAACTCGAAAATATGGATGTAACACTTTTCCCAAAAAGTTGGATTCCACCGTGTAATAATCATCCGACTGGATTTATGACTGCGCGTATTCCGGCAATTAGAGAAAAACTTCTCCAATTGGAAAAAATACCGGAAATCAAGATGATCAATTCTGCTGAAAGAACTCTATCTCTGCATAACGACAGAGCAGCAGAACACACCGGAGCATTAGCTCTTTCGGAAAATCCGTATAATCTTACCGGAGAAGGAGTGAAAATCGCTGTCATCGATTCCGGTTTCCAACTCGATCATCCGGATCTTCCCGATCCATTCATCGCAGTAGATTACAGTAATTACACAGCAGAACCGGACAGCGATTTCACGGTTTCCAACGAATCGACTCATACCGGACACGGAACTCATGTTGCCGGCACAATTCTCGGACAAGGAACGCAATCTAACGGAGTCTGGAAAGGAATGGCTCCCGGAGCAGATTTTATAGCTCTTAAAGTTGGACATGATAATACGGGAGCGATTTATCTTTCTGCATTTCTTCATTGTCTTTATGCTGCCAGATTCTATTATAATGCTGATTTTATCAATGCCAGTTTGGGTGGATATGATGATTATCATGACGGCAGCAGCGAAGATGCACAAATGGTAGATATTATTTCCGAAGATGGTTGTGCTGCCTTTATCTCAACCGGAAATGATGCAGATAGAAACTGGCATTTTTCAGGAAATTTAGCAGGAAATGATCTTTCTGATTTTATTGCCGTAAACTACAGTGATACAAGCGAAACTCGTGATATTATCTACAATTTTAATATGATCTGGTATGATGGTCCTGATACTGAAATTCAGGAAGAAATGACAATGCTCTTTTATAATGAGGATTTCGAGCCGCTCTTTTTTCAGGATGTTGAAGATATGACTCAATCTCCGCGAGGAACTCAATCAAGATTTGGAACAGCTACGGTTTTCGGACAAAATCCCTTTTATGTTCAGGTAATGAATCAATCTTCCGAAAATCTGGATTTTCATTTATTCATAACATCCGGAAATGGAGAATTTTCCGATCCTGATCCGAATTATACGATTGCTTCCCCTGCTGATGCTGATCTGGCAATATCCGTCGGTTCTTATAACTCAAGAATAACCTGGACAAGTTGGGAAGGACTCATTGTAACTTTTACAGGATCGGATTTAGAAGAACTATCTCCTTTTTCTAATCAAGGTCCAAGGGTCGATGGAATGTTCGCACCAACCATTGTCGCTCCGGGAGTTGCTCTTATTTCACCTCGTGACGATGATGCCTGGAACGGACCTCCATTTGGCATCTGGACTCCTTTTGTGATAAGTAATTCTTATGCGGAAGGAGATGAAACCGGAGGTTTGCCTGCTGATTATATCATCTTGACCGGAACTTCGATGTCCAGCCCGGCTGCCTGCGGTTCTGCAGCATTACTCAAAGAATATGATCCGACCTTAACAAGAGATGAACTGGTCGTTCTGATCACAGAAAATGCGAGAACAGATGAATTTACCGGAGAATGTCCCAATCCTGCCTGGGGATATGGAAAACTCGATGTGGAAAATGCGATCCAACAATTAGTAGCTGTCGATGATAATTCTATCTCAAATAGTAATAATTTCGAACTTTTCCAGAATTATCCGAATCCGTTCACTTCACAAACAACGATCTCATTCCAACTAAACACCGAAAACACTGAAAACACAGAATTGAATATATATAATATCAAAGGACAGAAAGTGAAGCAATTTTCGATTGACGATGGTAGATTTTCGATTGAATGGAATGGAAAGGATGACAACAACAAATCAGTTTCCAGCGGAATCTATTTCTACAAAATATCGATTGATGGATTTACATCCGTCAAGAAATTGATCCTGATGAAATGA